In Acidobacteriota bacterium, the following are encoded in one genomic region:
- a CDS encoding response regulator codes for MTGSCMSPSSPRPRWRYYTASSIVCYESVEALEEPHQTRMTFTYTFRVFIMNSVVILPIDGFEPYYHRHGNESHLNGPDELKRENAALRDRISALSAAILRISASLDVHTVLREVVDSACALIGARYGVITTVDDAGQPQEFVTSGFTPEERQELVDWPEGPQLFAHFKSLTGAVRLNDLHAYVRSLGFAPDLMREKTLAGTPMRHHGAHVGSFFLNGKQGGPEFTREDEEILVLFASQAAAAITNARKHRDEQRARADLEALVDTSPVGVAVFDARTGHPVLFNREAKRIVGSLAAPDRPPEELLGVLICRRADGREVALDEFPLAEQWTDPETVRAEEMVLSVPDGRSVRTLVNATPIRSADGAVESMIVTLQDLAPLEELEHLRAEFLSMVSHELRVPLTSIMGSTAAALGAAPPDPAETRQFFRIIDEQADHMRGLINDLLDAGRIETGTLTIAPAATEVAGLVDEARTTYLSGGGRHPLEIDLPADLPQVMADRQRIVQVLNNLLSNAARHAPSSSPIRVAAERDGVYVAVSVSDEGRGVPADRLPLLFRKRGGFAAADPARGSGGLGLGICKGLVEAHGGRIWAESEGSGLGTRFSFTIPVADEAAAATPAGSGADASPPDDGRTRVLVLDDDPQTLRSVRDALTAAGYSPVVTGDPEELARLVETKQPQLVLLDLKLPGADGIELMHRVPELAELPVIFISGYGRDETIARALQAGAADYIVKPFSPTELTARVRATLRRLGDVEPFRLGDLAIHYEERRVTVAGRTVRLTATEYELLRALSLNPRRVHTYDALLGQVWRGKKKANVPRLRAYVKRLRHKLGDDAERPAYIVTERRVGYRMARPDDP; via the coding sequence ATGACCGGTTCCTGCATGTCCCCAAGCAGCCCGAGGCCGCGGTGGCGGTATTACACGGCATCGAGCATCGTCTGCTACGAGAGCGTCGAGGCCCTAGAGGAACCACACCAGACAAGAATGACGTTTACATATACATTTCGGGTCTTTATCATGAATTCAGTTGTTATTCTTCCGATAGATGGCTTTGAGCCTTACTATCATCGGCATGGCAACGAGAGCCACTTGAACGGTCCTGACGAACTGAAACGCGAGAACGCGGCACTACGTGACCGCATCTCCGCGCTCAGCGCGGCCATCCTGCGGATCAGCGCGAGCCTCGATGTCCACACCGTGCTGCGGGAAGTCGTCGACAGCGCCTGCGCGCTGATTGGCGCCCGCTACGGCGTGATCACGACCGTCGACGACGCCGGGCAGCCCCAGGAGTTCGTCACTTCCGGCTTCACGCCGGAGGAGCGCCAGGAGTTGGTCGACTGGCCCGAGGGGCCGCAGCTCTTCGCGCACTTCAAGAGCCTGACGGGCGCGGTTCGGCTCAACGACCTGCACGCCTACGTCCGGTCGCTGGGCTTCGCTCCGGACCTGATGCGCGAGAAAACCCTGGCCGGCACGCCCATGCGCCACCACGGGGCGCATGTCGGTAGCTTCTTCCTCAACGGGAAGCAGGGCGGGCCGGAGTTCACGCGCGAGGACGAAGAGATCCTGGTCCTGTTCGCCTCGCAGGCGGCGGCGGCGATAACCAACGCCCGCAAGCACCGCGACGAGCAGCGGGCGCGGGCCGATCTGGAGGCCCTGGTCGACACCTCGCCGGTGGGCGTCGCGGTCTTCGACGCCCGGACCGGCCATCCGGTGTTGTTCAACCGGGAGGCGAAGCGGATCGTGGGCAGCCTGGCCGCGCCTGACCGCCCGCCGGAGGAGCTGTTGGGGGTGCTGATCTGCCGGCGCGCCGATGGCCGGGAGGTGGCCCTCGACGAGTTCCCGCTGGCGGAGCAGTGGACCGATCCCGAGACGGTGCGTGCCGAGGAAATGGTGCTCTCGGTCCCCGACGGCCGGAGCGTCCGGACGCTGGTCAACGCTACGCCGATCCGCTCGGCGGATGGTGCGGTCGAATCGATGATCGTTACCCTGCAGGACCTGGCGCCGCTTGAGGAGCTGGAGCATCTGCGGGCCGAGTTCCTCAGCATGGTGAGCCACGAGCTGCGGGTCCCGCTCACCTCGATCATGGGCTCGACGGCCGCCGCGCTGGGCGCCGCACCGCCCGACCCGGCCGAGACGCGCCAGTTCTTCCGGATCATCGACGAGCAGGCCGACCACATGCGTGGCTTGATCAACGACCTGCTGGACGCGGGGCGCATCGAGACGGGCACGCTGACGATCGCTCCCGCGGCAACGGAGGTGGCCGGCCTGGTGGACGAGGCCAGGACCACGTACCTCAGCGGCGGCGGCCGGCACCCGCTGGAGATCGACCTGCCGGCCGACCTGCCGCAGGTGATGGCCGACAGACAGCGCATCGTCCAGGTTCTCAACAACCTGCTGTCGAACGCGGCGCGGCACGCTCCCTCCTCGTCGCCCATCCGGGTCGCGGCCGAGCGGGACGGCGTCTACGTGGCGGTCTCGGTCTCCGACGAAGGCCGGGGCGTGCCGGCGGACCGGCTGCCGCTGCTGTTCCGGAAGCGCGGTGGCTTCGCTGCGGCCGATCCGGCGCGCGGGTCCGGAGGGCTCGGCCTCGGCATCTGCAAGGGACTGGTGGAGGCCCACGGGGGCCGCATCTGGGCCGAGAGCGAAGGCTCGGGGCTAGGCACGCGCTTCTCGTTCACGATCCCGGTGGCCGACGAGGCGGCTGCCGCCACCCCGGCCGGCTCCGGTGCGGACGCTTCGCCGCCGGACGACGGCCGGACGCGCGTCCTGGTTCTCGACGACGACCCGCAGACGCTGCGCTCGGTTCGGGACGCGCTCACGGCGGCCGGCTACTCCCCCGTCGTGACGGGCGACCCGGAGGAGCTGGCTCGGCTCGTCGAGACGAAGCAGCCTCAACTGGTCCTGCTCGACCTGAAGCTGCCGGGGGCGGACGGCATCGAGCTGATGCACCGCGTCCCCGAGCTGGCCGAGTTGCCGGTCATCTTCATCTCAGGCTACGGCCGCGACGAGACCATCGCGCGGGCCTTGCAGGCCGGCGCCGCCGACTACATCGTCAAGCCCTTCTCGCCGACGGAGCTGACGGCCCGGGTGCGGGCGACGTTGCGGCGGCTCGGCGACGTGGAGCCGTTCCGGCTCGGCGACCTCGCCATCCACTACGAGGAGCGCCGGGTGACGGTCGCGGGCCGCACGGTGCGGCTGACGGCCACCGAGTACGAGCTGCTGCGCGCGCTGTCGCTCAACCCGCGACGGGTCCACACCTACGACGCGCTGCTGGGCCAGGTGTGGCGCGGCAAGAAAAAAGCCAACGTGCCGCGGTTGCGCGCCTACGTGAAAAGGCTCCGCCACAAGCTGGGCGATGACGCGGAGCGGCCAGCCTACATCGTGACCGAGCGCCGGGTCGGCTACCGCATGGCCCGGCCGGACGACCCGTGA
- a CDS encoding AlpA family phage regulatory protein, with amino-acid sequence MTTRLLTLRDVTGMTALSRSAVYALMAESRFPKPIRIGSRAVRWVEQEVLDFIASRPRAGSDRPAA; translated from the coding sequence ATGACCACGAGACTTCTCACGCTCCGCGACGTGACGGGGATGACCGCCCTGTCCCGCTCGGCCGTCTACGCCCTGATGGCCGAGTCCCGCTTTCCGAAGCCGATCCGCATCGGCAGCCGGGCGGTCCGCTGGGTCGAGCAGGAGGTGCTCGACTTCATCGCCAGCCGTCCCCGAGCTGGTTCGGATCGACCCGCCGCATAG
- a CDS encoding integration host factor subunit beta, which produces MTKAALVEEVAQVADVPQKAAESVVETVLGSIVESLRRGEKVELRGFGSFRLRRRAPRLGRNPRSGESVHVPSKRVAYFKAGKELKASVNGQPARPVPPPMSE; this is translated from the coding sequence TTGACCAAGGCTGCGCTCGTCGAGGAGGTGGCCCAGGTGGCCGATGTTCCGCAGAAGGCCGCCGAGTCCGTCGTCGAGACCGTGCTCGGCAGCATCGTCGAGTCGCTCCGCCGTGGGGAGAAGGTTGAACTCCGCGGCTTCGGCAGCTTTCGCCTTCGCCGCCGTGCTCCGCGCCTCGGCCGCAACCCCAGGTCCGGCGAGTCGGTGCACGTGCCGTCGAAGCGCGTCGCCTACTTCAAGGCGGGCAAGGAGCTGAAGGCGTCGGTCAACGGGCAGCCGGCACGACCCGTACCGCCGCCGATGTCCGAGTAG
- a CDS encoding outer membrane beta-barrel protein, translating to MHRRFGLVTAMTVLTVCANDARGQTGPYIEMDLGTSLAPPLTVHGSDNDWGTKCDLIINPLGVEAAGECDAAPPLTAWTNEFDGGAGFRAGVALGYDWGPVRLEGEYFHRVTIYGDQSDIDIFDDVTLDKGEQEIELAVGGVDDWRSHGAFVNAYYDFGASAAWTPYLGAGFGIERASLDYESVWKRNDDPERISTFADPLLRAKIAGTTTIGDARLTDVLAGYQLLAGVDYQLRAPVTLGVRFRWVDFGEFTSEPLPWNQLRSHESSVGRGETILYRMTTDASRFWGVSLNLKYRF from the coding sequence ATGCACCGGCGATTCGGACTTGTCACGGCGATGACAGTCTTGACCGTATGCGCCAACGACGCCCGGGGCCAGACCGGGCCGTATATCGAGATGGACCTGGGGACAAGCCTTGCACCGCCCCTCACCGTGCACGGGTCGGACAACGACTGGGGCACGAAGTGTGACCTGATCATCAACCCGCTCGGCGTCGAGGCCGCCGGCGAGTGCGACGCCGCTCCACCGCTCACGGCGTGGACCAACGAGTTCGACGGGGGCGCCGGCTTCCGGGCGGGCGTCGCGCTCGGCTACGACTGGGGACCTGTCCGGCTCGAAGGCGAGTACTTCCACCGCGTAACGATCTATGGCGATCAGTCAGACATCGACATCTTCGACGACGTGACGCTGGACAAGGGGGAGCAGGAGATCGAGCTGGCGGTTGGCGGCGTCGACGACTGGCGGTCGCACGGCGCCTTCGTGAACGCGTACTACGACTTCGGGGCGTCGGCAGCCTGGACGCCGTACCTCGGCGCCGGGTTCGGCATCGAGCGGGCATCGCTCGACTACGAGTCCGTGTGGAAGCGCAACGATGACCCTGAACGGATCTCGACGTTTGCCGATCCGCTCCTGCGCGCCAAGATCGCCGGCACGACCACGATCGGCGACGCACGGCTCACCGACGTCCTGGCCGGCTACCAACTGCTCGCGGGGGTGGACTACCAGCTCCGGGCACCGGTGACGCTGGGCGTGAGGTTCCGCTGGGTGGATTTCGGCGAGTTCACGAGCGAGCCGCTGCCCTGGAACCAGCTTCGCAGCCACGAGTCGAGCGTCGGACGGGGCGAGACCATCCTGTACCGGATGACGACGGACGCCAGCCGGTTCTGGGGCGTCAGTCTCAACCTGAAGTACCGGTTCTGA
- a CDS encoding DUF4102 domain-containing protein, with product MDVVAETTPARRRTKRRGRHPERALSAAFVRSAPPGRHADGNGLYLFVQPTGTRSWVQRIVIRGRRRELGLGAAGLVTLAEARELALANRKLARSGGDPLSEKRRADGVPTFAEAAERVLEQKRGGWRGRWHAQTWWNSMERYAFPRIGRRPVSEVSTADVLEILTPIWHVKAETARAVRQRIRSVIEWAIALDMRNDNPCDRVLPVLGPQNDIVTHRLALPHKDVAAAIETVRTSKSGQPAVKLAFEFLVLTAARSAEVRLATWDEMDTAGRVWTVPALRMKAKREHRVPLCGRALEILEAARALGDGGPLVFPMRSGKAISASTLPKMLQYHRIAAVAHGFRSSFRDWAAEETDHPREVIEAALAHVVQNKVEAAYARSDLFERRRRLMDDWAEYLDGGCRQAAPLHR from the coding sequence ATGGATGTTGTAGCCGAAACCACCCCTGCACGCCGCAGAACCAAGCGCCGAGGACGCCATCCCGAAAGGGCGCTCTCGGCCGCCTTCGTCCGGTCCGCACCGCCGGGACGGCACGCGGACGGGAACGGGTTGTACCTGTTCGTCCAGCCCACCGGAACGCGAAGCTGGGTCCAGCGGATCGTCATCCGAGGACGCCGCCGCGAACTCGGACTCGGCGCCGCCGGGCTCGTCACACTGGCCGAGGCCCGCGAGCTGGCCCTGGCCAACCGCAAGCTGGCGCGCTCCGGCGGCGACCCGCTCTCCGAGAAACGCCGCGCTGACGGCGTTCCCACCTTCGCCGAGGCCGCCGAGCGCGTATTGGAGCAGAAGCGCGGCGGCTGGCGCGGCCGGTGGCACGCGCAGACCTGGTGGAACAGCATGGAGCGGTACGCCTTCCCGCGCATCGGTCGCCGGCCCGTCTCCGAGGTCAGCACGGCCGACGTGCTGGAGATCCTCACTCCCATCTGGCACGTCAAGGCGGAGACGGCCAGGGCGGTGCGCCAGCGCATCCGGTCGGTGATCGAGTGGGCGATCGCGCTCGATATGCGGAACGACAACCCATGCGACCGCGTGCTGCCGGTGCTCGGCCCGCAGAACGACATCGTGACGCACCGGCTGGCGCTGCCCCACAAGGACGTGGCCGCGGCCATCGAGACCGTGCGGACGTCGAAGTCCGGGCAGCCCGCCGTCAAGCTGGCGTTCGAGTTTCTCGTGCTCACGGCCGCTCGGTCGGCGGAGGTTAGGCTTGCGACGTGGGACGAGATGGACACGGCCGGCCGCGTGTGGACCGTCCCGGCGCTGCGGATGAAGGCGAAGCGGGAGCACCGGGTCCCGCTGTGCGGGAGGGCGCTCGAAATCCTCGAGGCGGCGCGGGCGCTCGGCGACGGCGGCCCGCTCGTGTTTCCCATGCGGAGCGGCAAGGCGATCTCGGCGTCGACGCTGCCGAAGATGCTCCAGTACCATCGGATCGCCGCCGTGGCGCATGGCTTCCGCTCCAGCTTCCGGGACTGGGCGGCGGAGGAGACGGACCACCCGCGCGAGGTCATTGAGGCCGCGCTGGCTCACGTCGTCCAAAACAAGGTCGAGGCCGCCTACGCGCGGTCGGACCTGTTCGAGCGTCGGCGGCGGCTCATGGACGATTGGGCCGAGTACCTGGACGGAGGATGTCGGCAGGCCGCCCCGCTCCACCGATGA
- a CDS encoding PQQ-binding-like beta-propeller repeat protein, with product MNPVPPVSKTVIHFLPAPALSRWSRAWRRDASRAEGAPVPPIESPNRQACSIVRHRETHMPFANARRRTTRSPLRFGLLIGAALVAAGTAGVAQQAADVRPVTDAVLQNPDAGDWVNWRRTLDGWGYSPLDEITRDNVGDLQLAWSWGLEPGVSQTTPIVRDGVMYIANPGNVVQALDAATGDFIWEYRREMDERLRPAAQMRSLAIYEDLILLNTVDAHIVGLDARTGAVRWDTDVAPDHDGYGFSSGPVVADGVVVAGLRGCERFREDTCYIVGVDGRTGQILWRTSTIARPGERGGDSWGDLPLLFRAGADAWIPGSYDPVNRLVYYGTSQAKPWTRDARGTDGDALYSNSTLALDPATGEMQWYYQHIPGDSHDMDETFERILIDVDGQPSVYSMGKLGILWQLDRVTGDYINATDLGYQNLMDLNRETGELTYRDGVVVDVGEELFFCPSTGGFKSLRAMAYHPDTAALYVPINLQCETAAFGPVERRDGGGGTGGVRGRQNHFHPDAPDQLGEVRAMDIRTGDTLWHHRRRAPYNTATLTTAGGLVFIGDWERYIFAYDAATGDQLWQSRLSTMSNGYPISYAVDGKQYIAFGAGGPLGGSSWTSVIPTDLLPEMRNPRAGNAIFVFALPE from the coding sequence ATGAATCCCGTCCCTCCTGTAAGCAAGACCGTCATCCACTTCCTCCCGGCGCCGGCGCTCTCGCGATGGTCGCGCGCCTGGCGGCGCGACGCTTCGCGTGCCGAAGGCGCTCCTGTGCCTCCCATTGAATCACCAAACCGGCAGGCCTGTAGTATCGTGAGGCACAGGGAGACTCACATGCCGTTTGCCAACGCGCGTCGACGTACTACCCGGTCACCCCTCCGCTTCGGCCTGCTCATCGGCGCGGCGCTGGTCGCGGCGGGAACGGCGGGCGTGGCGCAGCAGGCGGCCGATGTCCGACCGGTCACCGATGCCGTGCTGCAGAACCCGGACGCGGGCGACTGGGTCAACTGGCGGCGCACGCTCGACGGCTGGGGCTACAGCCCGCTCGACGAGATTACGCGCGACAACGTCGGCGACCTGCAACTCGCCTGGTCCTGGGGCCTCGAGCCGGGAGTTTCGCAGACGACACCGATCGTCCGTGACGGCGTGATGTACATCGCCAATCCCGGGAACGTCGTGCAGGCGCTCGACGCCGCCACTGGTGACTTCATCTGGGAATACCGCCGCGAAATGGACGAGCGGCTCCGCCCGGCGGCGCAGATGCGGAGCCTAGCCATCTACGAGGACCTGATCCTGCTGAACACTGTCGATGCGCACATCGTCGGCCTGGACGCACGCACCGGCGCCGTCCGGTGGGACACCGACGTCGCCCCCGACCATGACGGCTACGGCTTCTCGAGCGGCCCGGTCGTCGCGGACGGCGTCGTCGTTGCCGGCCTGCGGGGATGCGAGCGGTTCCGCGAGGACACCTGCTACATCGTCGGTGTCGACGGGCGGACCGGACAGATTCTCTGGCGAACGTCCACCATCGCTCGCCCGGGCGAGCGGGGCGGCGACTCGTGGGGCGACCTACCGCTCCTGTTCCGCGCCGGCGCCGACGCCTGGATCCCGGGGAGCTACGACCCGGTCAACCGCCTCGTCTACTACGGCACGTCGCAGGCGAAGCCCTGGACGCGCGACGCCCGCGGCACCGACGGCGATGCGCTCTACAGCAACTCGACGCTGGCTCTCGACCCGGCTACCGGCGAGATGCAGTGGTACTACCAGCACATCCCGGGCGACAGCCACGACATGGACGAGACGTTCGAGCGAATCCTGATCGACGTGGACGGACAGCCTTCGGTCTACAGCATGGGCAAGCTGGGGATTCTCTGGCAGCTCGACCGCGTAACCGGCGACTACATCAACGCGACCGACCTCGGCTACCAGAACCTGATGGATCTGAACCGCGAGACGGGTGAGCTCACCTACCGCGACGGCGTCGTCGTGGACGTCGGCGAGGAGCTCTTCTTCTGCCCGAGCACGGGTGGCTTCAAGTCGTTGCGGGCGATGGCCTACCACCCGGACACCGCAGCGCTCTACGTCCCGATCAACCTGCAGTGCGAGACCGCCGCGTTCGGTCCGGTGGAGCGGCGTGACGGGGGCGGCGGCACCGGCGGCGTGCGGGGCCGGCAGAACCACTTCCATCCCGACGCCCCCGATCAGTTGGGTGAGGTCCGGGCCATGGACATCCGGACCGGCGACACGCTCTGGCACCACCGCCGTCGCGCGCCGTACAACACCGCCACGCTCACCACGGCCGGCGGCCTCGTCTTCATCGGCGACTGGGAACGCTACATCTTCGCCTACGACGCGGCGACCGGCGATCAGCTCTGGCAGAGCCGGCTCTCCACCATGTCGAACGGCTACCCGATCAGCTATGCGGTCGACGGCAAGCAGTACATCGCGTTCGGGGCCGGCGGTCCGCTCGGCGGTTCGAGCTGGACCAGTGTCATTCCGACCGATCTGCTGCCGGAGATGCGCAACCCCAGAGCCGGGAACGCCATCTTCGTCTTCGCCCTGCCTGAATGA
- a CDS encoding TIGR01777 family protein, which yields MTVLLTGGTGFIGSRLKTRLEELGHTVRVVSRGPGGDVTWDPDAIREAVSASDAVLHLAGENVIGRRWTARQKERLRESRVDTTQLLAQAVADAGPAVFVTASAIGYYGFSTFRRFTERDGAGDDFLAQLSVEWEAARQPAIDAGVRTATIRIGVVQHPGGGALGKMLLPFRLGVGGPVGSGEQWISWIHMDDLLAMFEWAIANDQVSGVYNGTAPNPATNLAFSRALGRVLRRPAILPAPSFALRLALGEAAELLVQGQHVLPERALAEGFEFRFPEVEPALRDLLS from the coding sequence ATGACGGTCTTGCTTACAGGAGGGACGGGATTCATCGGGTCGCGCCTGAAGACGCGGCTCGAGGAGCTGGGACACACGGTCCGTGTCGTGAGCCGCGGCCCGGGCGGCGACGTCACCTGGGATCCGGACGCCATTCGCGAGGCGGTAAGTGCGAGCGACGCGGTCCTCCACCTGGCTGGCGAGAACGTGATCGGCCGGCGGTGGACCGCTCGCCAGAAGGAGCGGTTACGCGAGAGCCGGGTGGACACCACGCAGCTTCTGGCCCAGGCGGTCGCCGACGCCGGGCCCGCCGTGTTCGTCACGGCGTCGGCAATCGGCTACTACGGCTTCAGTACCTTCCGCCGGTTCACGGAGCGCGATGGCGCGGGCGACGATTTTCTGGCCCAGCTCAGCGTCGAATGGGAGGCGGCGCGGCAACCCGCAATCGACGCCGGGGTACGGACCGCGACGATCCGGATCGGCGTCGTGCAGCATCCGGGCGGCGGGGCGCTGGGGAAGATGTTGCTGCCCTTCCGGCTGGGTGTCGGCGGACCGGTCGGGAGCGGGGAGCAGTGGATCTCCTGGATCCACATGGACGATCTGCTGGCGATGTTCGAATGGGCGATCGCGAACGATCAGGTTAGCGGCGTCTACAACGGCACGGCGCCGAATCCCGCGACGAACCTGGCGTTCTCGAGGGCGCTCGGACGCGTGTTGCGCCGCCCGGCCATCCTGCCCGCGCCGTCGTTTGCGCTGCGTCTCGCGCTGGGTGAGGCGGCGGAGCTGCTGGTACAGGGGCAGCATGTGCTGCCCGAACGCGCGCTGGCGGAGGGATTCGAGTTCCGGTTCCCGGAGGTTGAGCCAGCCCTGCGGGACCTGCTGTCGTAG
- a CDS encoding DUF3471 domain-containing protein — protein sequence MVAVLVAVAFALCLPAVARAQAIHVDPLLLERYVGQYALSEHYVLTILVDRDRLYVRAPTRGQRLLIPRSETEFIEVESGLRIRFGIRQDTREVDHLIFEQQGFGRRADRIASDVGIDPATRPAAALPKATLERYVGQYEEQPGFAITITRDGDHLLAQLTDQEAVAIFPESETDFFYRDSNARISFRVSGGQIEALVLHQGGSALEMRRMD from the coding sequence GTGGTGGCAGTCCTGGTGGCCGTCGCGTTCGCCCTCTGTTTGCCGGCGGTCGCCCGGGCGCAGGCGATCCACGTCGACCCGCTGCTGCTGGAGCGCTACGTCGGCCAGTACGCGCTGTCGGAGCACTACGTCCTCACCATCCTCGTCGACCGGGACCGGCTCTACGTCCGGGCGCCCACCCGGGGACAGCGGCTGCTGATCCCCAGGTCCGAGACCGAGTTCATCGAAGTAGAGTCAGGCCTTCGCATCCGGTTCGGCATCCGCCAGGACACGCGGGAAGTGGATCACCTGATCTTCGAGCAGCAGGGGTTCGGCCGGCGCGCCGACCGCATTGCGTCGGATGTCGGGATCGACCCCGCTACCCGTCCGGCCGCCGCGCTGCCCAAGGCGACGCTTGAGCGCTACGTCGGCCAGTACGAGGAGCAGCCCGGCTTCGCTATCACCATCACCCGCGATGGCGACCACCTGCTGGCGCAGTTGACCGACCAGGAAGCGGTGGCGATCTTTCCCGAATCCGAAACCGATTTCTTCTACCGCGACAGCAACGCGCGCATCTCGTTCCGCGTCAGCGGCGGGCAGATCGAGGCGCTGGTGTTGCATCAGGGCGGTTCGGCGCTCGAGATGCGCCGGATGGACTAA
- a CDS encoding tannase/feruloyl esterase family alpha/beta hydrolase produces MCGNHRLTARLGVASTAFVLSGLLAAATGAAPTTAQTAAPTPDERAGCEALQQIRNLTITHAGVTETGAGEPYCYVRGILPPAIHFHAQLPLPRNWNGRFLKWGDGGKDGDLDFADHRVAEGYAVANSNTGHDNGAEPGSSFAWNNRQAEIDFGYRAVHLTAMAGKTLVRAYYDAEPEYSYFEGCSTGGRQGLMEAQRYPGDFDGIVAGAPANHYQDMNAVRVWLLQRMFRDDFAGALGFDTDGDGRFDSVRKVEILADAVLSACDRNDGVADGVIDDPLGCDFDPDRDLAPHRCIDDIDGDECFTRAQMQTVRDFHAGPRDRHGEPIYAGKPLGSELQWPRLFIPYPVNNFAPGAVGLGGDHLNYLFYDEDPGVAPADMVDVSTPPDRNATPPEWAWWEFDINDVTDGKGDVMKAITDAVDPDLTRFLRQEDGKLILYHGWADALVVPQPTVTYYEEMVETTFGGDLAAAQERARLFMAPGMGHCRGGRGPDTWDRLAPLVAWVERGEAPDALIATHATDGVVDNERPLCPWPARAVYTGPAGGADDPANWTAASFTCRQPIRYIGRVPSPESSHREFPSAFQPLPKISPDMPRWGERFAREMPSLEPPFYGVNLVDVRREHYDAIFRNIELQVQGAAQLLGGRLHFYSVTDYGEIRRVIFIIYFETFPDSLAGLVPDQDNDVTGFPDIWSGSELWSEQRQAGRVDYSAAGT; encoded by the coding sequence ATGTGCGGAAACCACCGGCTGACGGCCCGGCTCGGCGTCGCGTCAACCGCGTTCGTTCTGTCGGGGCTGCTGGCTGCCGCGACCGGCGCGGCACCGACAACGGCTCAGACGGCGGCGCCCACGCCGGACGAGCGGGCCGGCTGCGAGGCGCTGCAGCAGATTCGAAACCTGACGATCACGCACGCCGGCGTGACGGAGACGGGCGCCGGCGAGCCCTATTGCTACGTGCGGGGCATCCTGCCTCCCGCCATCCACTTCCACGCGCAGTTACCGCTGCCGCGCAACTGGAACGGCCGTTTCTTGAAGTGGGGGGACGGCGGCAAGGACGGCGACCTCGACTTCGCCGACCACCGGGTGGCCGAAGGCTACGCCGTCGCCAACAGCAACACCGGCCACGACAACGGCGCGGAGCCCGGCTCGTCGTTCGCCTGGAACAACCGGCAGGCCGAGATCGACTTCGGCTATCGGGCCGTCCACCTGACCGCCATGGCGGGCAAGACGCTCGTGCGCGCCTACTACGACGCCGAGCCGGAGTACTCGTACTTCGAGGGCTGCTCCACCGGCGGGCGGCAGGGGTTGATGGAGGCGCAGCGCTACCCCGGCGACTTCGACGGGATCGTGGCGGGCGCGCCGGCGAACCACTACCAGGACATGAACGCGGTGCGGGTCTGGCTGCTGCAGCGGATGTTCCGCGACGACTTCGCCGGCGCGCTCGGCTTCGACACCGACGGCGACGGCCGGTTCGACAGCGTCCGGAAGGTGGAGATCCTGGCCGACGCGGTGCTGTCCGCGTGCGACCGCAACGACGGCGTCGCCGACGGCGTGATCGACGATCCGCTCGGCTGCGACTTCGATCCGGACCGCGACCTCGCGCCGCACCGGTGCATCGACGACATCGACGGCGACGAGTGCTTTACGCGCGCGCAGATGCAGACGGTCCGCGACTTTCATGCCGGGCCGCGCGACCGCCACGGCGAACCGATCTACGCGGGCAAGCCTCTCGGCTCGGAACTCCAGTGGCCGCGGCTGTTCATTCCGTATCCGGTGAACAACTTTGCGCCGGGGGCGGTGGGTCTCGGCGGCGACCACCTCAACTACCTCTTCTACGACGAGGACCCCGGCGTCGCTCCGGCCGACATGGTCGATGTTTCCACGCCGCCGGACCGGAACGCGACGCCACCTGAATGGGCATGGTGGGAGTTCGATATCAACGACGTCACGGACGGGAAGGGCGACGTCATGAAGGCGATCACGGACGCCGTGGATCCCGACCTGACGCGCTTTCTGCGGCAGGAGGACGGGAAGCTAATCCTCTACCACGGGTGGGCCGACGCGCTGGTGGTGCCGCAGCCCACCGTCACGTACTACGAGGAGATGGTCGAGACCACCTTCGGGGGCGACCTGGCGGCGGCCCAGGAGCGGGCGCGGCTGTTCATGGCGCCCGGCATGGGCCATTGCCGGGGCGGACGGGGTCCGGATACATGGGACCGCCTGGCGCCGCTCGTCGCCTGGGTCGAACGCGGCGAGGCGCCCGACGCGCTCATCGCCACGCACGCGACGGACGGCGTTGTCGACAACGAGCGGCCCCTCTGCCCCTGGCCGGCGCGGGCCGTCTATACTGGACCGGCCGGCGGGGCGGACGACCCCGCGAACTGGACCGCGGCGAGCTTCACCTGCCGGCAGCCTATCAGGTACATTGGTCGCGTGCCCTCGCCAGAGTCTTCCCATCGAGAGTTTCCGTCGGCTTTCCAGCCTCTTCCAAAGATCAGCCCCGACATGCCTCGGTGGGGCGAGCGTTTTGCTCGGGAGATGCCGTCGCTGGAGCCACCTTTCTACGGCGTGAATCTGGTGGATGTGCGCCGGGAGCACTACGACGCGATCTTCCGGAATATCGAACTGCAGGTGCAGGGCGCCGCCCAGCTCTTGGGTGGCCGACTGCACTTCTACTCCGTGACGGACTACGGAGAGATTCGGCGCGTGATCTTCATCATCTACTTTGAGACCTTCCCCGACTCACTGGCAGGACTAGTCCCCGATCAGGACAACGACGTGACCGGGTTTCCCGACATCTGGTCGGGGTCCGAACTCTGGTCGGAACAAAGGCAGGCGGGCCGCGTGGATTACTCCGCCGCCGGGACGTAG